A genomic region of Miscanthus floridulus cultivar M001 chromosome 3, ASM1932011v1, whole genome shotgun sequence contains the following coding sequences:
- the LOC136546719 gene encoding RING-H2 finger protein ATL74-like, whose protein sequence is MRHLQGTVVEHLAGVAAAATATPPPSSVHTETFVILAAVLCFLLCVVGLAFVARCSRLCNPSSNSVDAAADEAAAAMPAAAGAPRPRKGVDKDALEKLPTVPFEAAQDGNDERPECAICLAEFARGDEVRVLPPCGHAFHAACVDTWLICTSTCPSCRTALVVVQQQAPAPAAASADPLQCCASAQASAGPAEFPVTLAVVVVERGPCRTSVP, encoded by the coding sequence ATGCGGCACCTGCAGGGCACCGTCGTCGAGCACCTGGCCggggtggccgccgccgccacggccacgccgccaccgtcGTCCGTCCACACGGAAACGTTCGTCATCCTCGCGGCCGTGCTCTGCTTCCTGCTCTGCGTCGTGGGGCTCGCCTTCGTCGCGCGGTGCTCGCGGCTGTGCAACCCCTCGTCCAACTCCGtggacgccgccgccgacgaggcggcggcggcaatgCCGGCGGCCGCGGGGGCGCCGCGGCCGCGCAAGGGGGTCGACAAGGACGCGCTGGAGAAGCTGCCGACCGTGCCGTTCGAGGCAGCCCAGGACGGAAACGACGAGCGGCCCGAGTGCGCCATCTGCCTCGCCGAGTTCGCGCGCGGGGACGAGGTCCGCGTGCTCCCGCCGTGCGGCCACGCCTTCCACGCGGCCTGCGTCGACACCTGGCTCATCTGCACCTCCACGTGCCCGTCCTGCCGCACCGCCCTCGTGGTGGTGCAACagcaggcgccggcgccggcggcggcatcCGCGGATCCCCTGCAGTGCTGCGCGTCCGCGCAGGCCTCGGCGGGACCAGCGGAGTTCCCCGTcaccctcgccgtcgtcgtcgtcgagcgCGGACCTTGCCGGACGTCGGTACCGTAG